A region from the Neomonachus schauinslandi chromosome 2, ASM220157v2, whole genome shotgun sequence genome encodes:
- the VDAC3 gene encoding voltage-dependent anion-selective channel protein 3 isoform X2 — translation MCNTPTYCDLGKAAKDVFNKGYGFGMVKIDLRTKSCSGVEFSTSGHAYTDTGKASGNLETKYKVCNYGLTFTQKWNTDNTLGTEISLENKLAEGLKLTLDTIFVPNTGKKSGKLKASYKRDCFSLGSNVDIDFSGPTIYGWAVLAFEGWLAGYQMSFDTAKSKLSQNNFALGYKAADFQLHTHVNDGTEFGGSIYQKVNEKIETSINLAWTAGSNNTRFGIAAKYKLDCRTSLSAKVNNASLIGLGYTQTLRPGVKLTLSALIDGKNFNAGGHKVGLGFELEA, via the exons aTGTGTAACACACCGACTTACTGTGACCTAGGAAAGGCCGCCAAGGATGTCTTCAATAAAGGATATG GATTTGGCATGGTTAAAATAGATCTGAGAACCAAGTCCTGTAGTGGAGTG GAATTTTCTACTTCTGGTCATGCTTACACTGATACAGGGAAAGCGTCAGGCAACCTAGAGACCAAATATAAGGTCTGTAACTATGGACTTACCTTCACCCAGAaatggaacacagacaatacTCTCGGAACAGAAATCTCTTTAGAGAATAAG ttggCTGAAGGGTTGAAACTGACTCTTGATACCATATTTGTACCGAACACAGG aAAGAAGAGTGGAAAATTGAAGGCCTCTTATAAACGGgattgtttcagtcttggcagtaaTGTTGATATAGATTTTTCTGGACCAACCATCTATGGCTGGGCTGTGTTAGCCTTTGAGGGTTGGCTTGCTGGCTATCAGATGAGTTTTGACACAGCCAAATCCAAACTGTCACAGAATAATTTTGCCCTGGGTTATAAGGCTGCAGACTTCCAGCTGCACACTCATGT GAATGATGGCACTGAATTTGGAGGGTCTATCTACCAGAAGGTTAACGAGAAGATTGAAACGTCAATAAACCTTGCTTGGACGGCTGGCAGTAACAATACCCGTTTTGGCATTGCTGCTAAATACAAGCTGGATTGTAGAACTTCTCTATCT GCTAAAGTAAATAATGCCAGCCTGATTGGACTGGGTTATACTCAGACCCTTCGACCTG GTGTCAAACTGACCCTATCAGCTTTAATCGACGGAAAGAACTTCAATGCAGGAGGTCACAAGGTTGGGTTGGGATTTGAACTAGAAGCTTAA
- the VDAC3 gene encoding voltage-dependent anion-selective channel protein 3 isoform X3, with product MSSIKDMEFSTSGHAYTDTGKASGNLETKYKVCNYGLTFTQKWNTDNTLGTEISLENKLAEGLKLTLDTIFVPNTGKKSGKLKASYKRDCFSLGSNVDIDFSGPTIYGWAVLAFEGWLAGYQMSFDTAKSKLSQNNFALGYKAADFQLHTHVNDGTEFGGSIYQKVNEKIETSINLAWTAGSNNTRFGIAAKYKLDCRTSLSAKVNNASLIGLGYTQTLRPGVKLTLSALIDGKNFNAGGHKVGLGFELEA from the exons ATGTCTTCAATAAAGGATATG GAATTTTCTACTTCTGGTCATGCTTACACTGATACAGGGAAAGCGTCAGGCAACCTAGAGACCAAATATAAGGTCTGTAACTATGGACTTACCTTCACCCAGAaatggaacacagacaatacTCTCGGAACAGAAATCTCTTTAGAGAATAAG ttggCTGAAGGGTTGAAACTGACTCTTGATACCATATTTGTACCGAACACAGG aAAGAAGAGTGGAAAATTGAAGGCCTCTTATAAACGGgattgtttcagtcttggcagtaaTGTTGATATAGATTTTTCTGGACCAACCATCTATGGCTGGGCTGTGTTAGCCTTTGAGGGTTGGCTTGCTGGCTATCAGATGAGTTTTGACACAGCCAAATCCAAACTGTCACAGAATAATTTTGCCCTGGGTTATAAGGCTGCAGACTTCCAGCTGCACACTCATGT GAATGATGGCACTGAATTTGGAGGGTCTATCTACCAGAAGGTTAACGAGAAGATTGAAACGTCAATAAACCTTGCTTGGACGGCTGGCAGTAACAATACCCGTTTTGGCATTGCTGCTAAATACAAGCTGGATTGTAGAACTTCTCTATCT GCTAAAGTAAATAATGCCAGCCTGATTGGACTGGGTTATACTCAGACCCTTCGACCTG GTGTCAAACTGACCCTATCAGCTTTAATCGACGGAAAGAACTTCAATGCAGGAGGTCACAAGGTTGGGTTGGGATTTGAACTAGAAGCTTAA
- the VDAC3 gene encoding voltage-dependent anion-selective channel protein 3 isoform X1, which produces MCNTPTYCDLGKAAKDVFNKGYGFGMVKIDLRTKSCSGVMEFSTSGHAYTDTGKASGNLETKYKVCNYGLTFTQKWNTDNTLGTEISLENKLAEGLKLTLDTIFVPNTGKKSGKLKASYKRDCFSLGSNVDIDFSGPTIYGWAVLAFEGWLAGYQMSFDTAKSKLSQNNFALGYKAADFQLHTHVNDGTEFGGSIYQKVNEKIETSINLAWTAGSNNTRFGIAAKYKLDCRTSLSAKVNNASLIGLGYTQTLRPGVKLTLSALIDGKNFNAGGHKVGLGFELEA; this is translated from the exons aTGTGTAACACACCGACTTACTGTGACCTAGGAAAGGCCGCCAAGGATGTCTTCAATAAAGGATATG GATTTGGCATGGTTAAAATAGATCTGAGAACCAAGTCCTGTAGTGGAGTG ATG GAATTTTCTACTTCTGGTCATGCTTACACTGATACAGGGAAAGCGTCAGGCAACCTAGAGACCAAATATAAGGTCTGTAACTATGGACTTACCTTCACCCAGAaatggaacacagacaatacTCTCGGAACAGAAATCTCTTTAGAGAATAAG ttggCTGAAGGGTTGAAACTGACTCTTGATACCATATTTGTACCGAACACAGG aAAGAAGAGTGGAAAATTGAAGGCCTCTTATAAACGGgattgtttcagtcttggcagtaaTGTTGATATAGATTTTTCTGGACCAACCATCTATGGCTGGGCTGTGTTAGCCTTTGAGGGTTGGCTTGCTGGCTATCAGATGAGTTTTGACACAGCCAAATCCAAACTGTCACAGAATAATTTTGCCCTGGGTTATAAGGCTGCAGACTTCCAGCTGCACACTCATGT GAATGATGGCACTGAATTTGGAGGGTCTATCTACCAGAAGGTTAACGAGAAGATTGAAACGTCAATAAACCTTGCTTGGACGGCTGGCAGTAACAATACCCGTTTTGGCATTGCTGCTAAATACAAGCTGGATTGTAGAACTTCTCTATCT GCTAAAGTAAATAATGCCAGCCTGATTGGACTGGGTTATACTCAGACCCTTCGACCTG GTGTCAAACTGACCCTATCAGCTTTAATCGACGGAAAGAACTTCAATGCAGGAGGTCACAAGGTTGGGTTGGGATTTGAACTAGAAGCTTAA